In Scomber scombrus chromosome 17, fScoSco1.1, whole genome shotgun sequence, the following proteins share a genomic window:
- the atraid gene encoding all-trans retinoic acid-induced differentiation factor isoform X1, whose product MKAGHHRLKPALLILILNLCFYASYQLTEPQICKLCSGTVLNGTVVDQFCSASAGRIDGRCCLRNDNTSDPEHIIGLDLSNCSLTHVGDLKEASTALMMYVKDLSHNSIVNISESVFQGFIELNYMILPADIGCPGGNASWEKDEVKEGNRLCEGQKNTCNQTGQLSINCPENSLCGPYGPGFFQCSCAGNYHGYKCLREGEFPNLLVFGPLGASTVVISVLLWVTQRRKVKSL is encoded by the exons ATGAAAGCTGGGCACCACCGGCTGAAACCTGCACTGCTTATTTTGATCTTGAATTTATGTTTTTACGCGAGTTACCAGCTGACTGAGCCGCAG ATATGTAAGCTCTGCAGCGGGACGGTCCTGAATGGCACCGTGGTGGACCAGTTCTGCTCCGCATCCGCTGGTCGGATAGACGGACGCTGCTGTTTGAGAAACGACAACACAAGcgaccctgaacacatcatCGG GTTGGATCTGTCTAACTGTTCACTGACTCATGTGGGGGATCTTAAAGAAGCATCAACAGCGTTAATGATGTACgtaaa AGACCTCTCACACAATTCAATTGTCAACATCAGTGAATCAGTATTTCAAGGatttattgaattaaattacAT GATTTTGCCAGCAGACATAGGTTGTCCAGGAGGCAATGCGTCCTGGGAAAAGGATGAGGTCAAAGAGGGAAATCGTCTTTGCGAAGGCCAGAAAAATACATGCAACCAGACTGGACAGCTGT CCATTAACTGTCCGGAGAACTCCCTCTGCGGGCCCTACGGCCCAGGCTTCTTTCAGTGCAGCTGTGCTGGCAACTATCATGGATACAAGTGTCTTCGAGAG GGTGAGTTCCCAAATCTCCTGGTGTTTGGGCCTCTTGGAGCATCCACGGTGGTGATCTCTGTCCTGCTGTGGGTCACCCAGAGAAGGAAGGTCAAATCACTGTGA
- the eif2b4 gene encoding translation initiation factor eIF-2B subunit delta, whose translation MADSGVTDGPCNIGGIDRVKAEGKELTKEEKQRLRKEKKQQKKNKEKKDDKASQQSEKEKKPVSSATPASQPPTQVTAQKAPSAVPAPAPVPVPVPVSESPAPADKPAKSKAELKAERRARQEAERASKQGKKGDVGQQVTAGKSKALPSELQPVVKRLPEHIQVDNPDVLKKLAKKLERQQIPLRSDYGYKVSLFSHLHQYSRKAPLTQQLSIPSSVIHPAIVRLGLQYSQGIVAGSNARSVALLHAFKQVIRDYTTPPNEELSRDLVNKLKPYISFLNQCRPLSASMGNAIKYIKKEISNISSQCKEEEAKSKLLSCIESYINEKIILAAEAIAKSSIEKISDGDVILVYGCSSLVNHILCEAFEKGRKFRVIVVDSRPRLEGREALRRLVQRGISCTYVLISAVSYILPEVSKVFLGAHALLANGYVMSRVGTSQIALVAKAFNVPVLVCCETYKFCERVQTDSFVSNELDDPDDLIVTRKGKTQLEHWQEVHSLGLLNLVYDVTPPDFVDLVITELGMIPCTSVPVVLRVKNVDQ comes from the exons ATGGCTGACAGTGGAGTGACAG ATGGACCCTGCAATATAGGTGGCATTGATCGCGTaaag GCTGAAGGCAAAGAGCTGACCAAAGAGGAGAAGCAGCGGctgaggaaagagaagaaacagcagaagaaaaacaaagagaaaaaagatgacAAGGCTTCACAgcagagtgagaaagaaaagaagcctGTCAGTTCAGCTACTCCAGCCTCCCAACCCCCAACACAAGTCACCGCACAGAAAG CTCCTTCAGCAGTACCTGCTCCTGCACCAGTCCCAGTCCCTGTGCCTGTGTCAGAAAGTCCTGCACCTGCAGACAAGCCGGCTAAGAGTAAAGCAGAGCTGAAAGCTGAGAGGAGAGCGCGGCAAGAGGCTGAGAGGGCGTCCAAACAGGGCAAGAAGGGAGACGTGGGCCAGCAGGTTACCGCTGGCAAATCCAAAGCACTGCCTAGTGAGCTGCAGCCAG tggTGAAGAGGCTTCCTGAACATATCCAAGTGGACAACCCAGATGTTTTAAAGAAACTGGCCAAGAAACTGGAAAGACAACAG ATCCCACTGCGGTCAGACTATGGCTACAAAGTCAGCCTGTTTTCTCACCTTCACCAGTACAGCCGTAAAGCCCCTCTAACACAGCAACTCAG CATTCCCTCCTCAGTGATTCATCCCGCTATTGTTCGACTGGGTCTTCAGTATTCGCAGGGCATTGTTGCAGGATCCAACGCTCGCTCTGTAGCCCTGCTGCATGCCTTCAAACAG GTCATAAGGGACTACACTACACCTCCAAACGAGGAGCTTTCAAGAGATTTGGTCAACAAGCTGAAACCTTACATCAG CTTTTTGAATCAATGTCGCCCTCTGTCAGCCAGTATGGGTAATGCAATCAAATATATCAAGAAGGAGATCTCCAATATTTCTAGTCAGTGCAAAGAAGAAGag gCAAAAAGCAAACTGCTGTCCTGTATCGAGAGCTACATTAACGAAAAGATCATTCTTGCTGCTGAAGCTATCGCAAAGTCCTCAATAGAAAAGATCAGTGATGGAGATGTCATCCTAGTTTATGGATG CTCGTCACTGGTCAACCACATCCTGTGCGAGGCCTTTGAGAAAGGCAGGAAGTTCCGCGTGATCGTGGTGGACAGCAGGCCTCGGCTGGAGGGCAGGGAGGCTTTGAGGCGCCTGGTCCAGAGAGGCATTAGCTGCACCTATGTCCTTATCTCGGCCGTCTCCTACATCCTTCCAGAG GTATCGAAGGTGTTCCTTGGTGCTCATGCTCTGCTGGCCAACGGTTACGTCATGTCTCGTGTGGGGACGTCACAAATAGCTCTGGTGGCCAAAGCCTTTAACGTGCCTGTGCTGGTGTGCTGTGAGACGTACAAGTTCTGTGAGAGGGTGCAGACCGATTCCTTTGTGTCCAATGAACTTG ATGACCCAGACGACCTCATCGTGACCCGTAAAGGGAAGACACAGCTGGAACACTGGCAGGAAGTGCACTCACTTGGCTTGCTTAACCTGGTGTATGACGTCACGCCGCCTGATTTCGTGGACCTAGTGATCACAGAGCTTGGAATGATCCCATGCACCTCGGTGCCCGTGGTGCTGCGAGTCAAAAATGTGGACCAGTGA
- the atraid gene encoding all-trans retinoic acid-induced differentiation factor isoform X2, giving the protein MKAGHHRLKPALLILILNLCFYASYQLTEPQICKLCSGTVLNGTVVDQFCSASAGRIDGRCCLRNDNTSDPEHIIGLDLSNCSLTHVGDLKEASTALMIDLSHNSIVNISESVFQGFIELNYMILPADIGCPGGNASWEKDEVKEGNRLCEGQKNTCNQTGQLSINCPENSLCGPYGPGFFQCSCAGNYHGYKCLREGEFPNLLVFGPLGASTVVISVLLWVTQRRKVKSL; this is encoded by the exons ATGAAAGCTGGGCACCACCGGCTGAAACCTGCACTGCTTATTTTGATCTTGAATTTATGTTTTTACGCGAGTTACCAGCTGACTGAGCCGCAG ATATGTAAGCTCTGCAGCGGGACGGTCCTGAATGGCACCGTGGTGGACCAGTTCTGCTCCGCATCCGCTGGTCGGATAGACGGACGCTGCTGTTTGAGAAACGACAACACAAGcgaccctgaacacatcatCGG GTTGGATCTGTCTAACTGTTCACTGACTCATGTGGGGGATCTTAAAGAAGCATCAACAGCGTTAATGAT AGACCTCTCACACAATTCAATTGTCAACATCAGTGAATCAGTATTTCAAGGatttattgaattaaattacAT GATTTTGCCAGCAGACATAGGTTGTCCAGGAGGCAATGCGTCCTGGGAAAAGGATGAGGTCAAAGAGGGAAATCGTCTTTGCGAAGGCCAGAAAAATACATGCAACCAGACTGGACAGCTGT CCATTAACTGTCCGGAGAACTCCCTCTGCGGGCCCTACGGCCCAGGCTTCTTTCAGTGCAGCTGTGCTGGCAACTATCATGGATACAAGTGTCTTCGAGAG GGTGAGTTCCCAAATCTCCTGGTGTTTGGGCCTCTTGGAGCATCCACGGTGGTGATCTCTGTCCTGCTGTGGGTCACCCAGAGAAGGAAGGTCAAATCACTGTGA